GGACGTACCGATGAAAGCACAGGTAATTTTTGCCGAGCAGCAGCGCGAGTTTTACACCGAAGAAAAGTGTTATATCACCGAGCTCTCGAATACGACCGATGATACCGAGGTTTCCATCGCGCGAGCCCGGGTTGCTCCGGGAGTGACCACATGTTGGCACCGCCTGCGGGATACAACCGAGCGCTATGTGATTCTGCAGGGGCAGGGTTTGGTCGAGATTGGCGAACTGTCGCCGCGGGCGGTGGGCGAGGGCGATGTGGTTCTGATTCCGCCGGGGTGCCGGCAGCGGATTACAAATACCGCAGATCAGGATCTTGTGTTCCTGGCCATCTGTTCGCCCAGGTTCCTGCCGCACAACTATGAAGATCTGGAGCCCCGGTGAATAACTTATCGGCAATTGTCCGGTTTCTCTTTTACTTGTTCTTCATACTTCCTATTGCGACGACTGCCGCATCTACCAACAGTGCGCAATCTGCGTCTGAGATATCCTCGTTCGTTATGGGGAAGACTGAATATCAGATAGAAAAAATGCGGGCAATGTTTATCGCGTTACTGCGGGCAATTACCGTTCGGTATTTATGGTGGCGGACAAAGTGACCTTCGTAGGTGACCCCATTAATCCGTCAGCCGCTCGCTGGCTGACGTATAGCAATTACTGGTGCGACACACCTATTTTGCGACCAATACCGGCAACAGCGTGTTCAGTGTGCCTTACCGCTACTCATTGGGAAGCGCTGGTAATTTTCCTTCGGTGCTATCGAGTTAGACAGGGCCGCAGTAAGTTGTAGGCAGGTTTAATTCGCAGACAGGTTTAAGTTTTAGAAAGATGTAATTTGCGGGTAACAGTTTATTTGTGTAACCCCAGGGTAATCCGATCTCTCACAGGATGGGTTCCTGTTGTAAACCGCAGTAATAAAAAAGCGGCGTGGTAATACGCCGCTTTTTTTCTGCGCTTCAGTTGCCACGAGTAAGTGGAATAGCATTTTCCGGATACGTGAAAACTTCCGCGCAGTCAGGCTTCCGCGCGGACCAGGTGTTTGCTGATGGCCGCAATGAGTTGTGGAAATACAATGGGTTTTGCCAGGTAGTCGTCCATGCCAGCGGCCAGCGCGTCGCGTCGCTGTTCACTGAAGGCGGCGGCGGACAAACCGATAATCGGGGTATCGCAGAGGTCCGGGATCTGGCGTATTTTTTCGGTAGCCTCGATACCGCTGAGGCCGGGCAGCTGTACGTCCATAAAAATGATGTCGGGGCGGATCAGCAGTGCCTTCTCTATACCCTTCCAGCCATCGGCCACAAAGGTGGCGTTTATTTTCAGGTCGCTACAGAAGGCCTGCATCAATGCCTGGTTAACCGCATTGTCCTCAAAAATCAGAACTCTGATCCCGTTTAGCAGCTCCAGAGATGCGTCAATGTCAGCGGGCATCGGATATTCATCCTGCCCTTCATGCAATGGCAGCTCCACGCGGAAACAGGTGCCCCCATTATCACCGCTCTCCAGAGTTATTTTGCCCCCCAGAAGCTCCACCAGGCTGCGGGTGATGGGCAGCCCAAGCCCGGTGCCCCTGGCTTGTCCTTCCCGGGATTTATCCACCTGCTCGAAAGGCTCAAAGATCACAGCCTGTTGATGCCGGGGGATGCCGATACCGCGGTCGATGACTTCAACAGAAATGTTTTCTCCTTCCTGTTTTTGCAGCCGCAGATCAATCGCGCTATTGGTTGGCGAAAATTTGATGGCATTACCAATCAGGTTGATCAGGATCTGCGAGAGCTTGCCGCGGTCACTGCGAATGAACTCGGGCAATTGGGTATCGATATGGCAGTTGAAATTCAGCCCCTTGCAGGCCGCCTGAGGCTCACAGGAAATCAGAATGTTCTTGATCAGTCCCTGCAGCCGGAAATTCTCTTCGACGACTTCGATCTTGCCCGCTTCGATACGGGAAATATCCAGCACGTCATTCACCAGCTGCGCGAGTCCCTGGCCGCTGATGGCGATTTTCTCCAGAAAATCCTGAAAGTCCTGTGGTAATACGGCCCCTTTGCTGCGGCTTAGCAGTAGCTGGCTGAAGCCGACAACAGCGTTGAGCGGTGTGCGGATTTCATGACTCATATTGGTCAGGAACTGGGTTTTCGAGCGGCTGTAGAATTCCGCTTTTTCCTTGGCCTGAACCAGTTCCCGCTCCAGTGTCTTGCGTTCACTGATATCGAGAATCACGCCGATAAGCCCGCCAAGGCGACCGTCCAGGGTTTCGTAGGAGGCTTTATTGAAAATGACATCGTGCAGGGTACCGTCGGCGTAAAGAACCGACGATTCATAAACCTGGTGGCCGCGCTGGCGCATCAGTTCGATATCTTTTTCGTGATAGATACGCGCCTGGGGCCCCGGTGAAACGCCGTAAACCGAGCGGCCAATAATTTCTTCGCGAGGCTTGCCAAGGAAGGCTTCGAAGGCGCGATTGCAGCCGCTGTAGATCCCTTCGGCATTCTTGTAAAAAATCGGTGCCGGAATGGCATCAATCAGGATCTGCAGGAATTGCAGCTGATCGGATAGTGCCTGTTGGGTGGCCTCGCGTTCGTCCAGCTCGCGCTGGTATTGTTCGGTGAGCTTTTCCTGGCGTACCAGCAGGCTGGCCAGACGATTGGTGAGGCACTGATGTCGGCGAAACAGCAGGTAGCAGGAAACACCTACCAGTGTTGTCGCCAAAACCATCCTTGCCGCCGAGCCGAGTAGCGGCGCTTGCTGGGCTAGGTGTGTGGCTATCGTCCACTCACCTAATCCCATTAGCACGAGGGCAATAAGACCGATCGGTAAAATATGGCGAAGCAAGGGTAACCGCATCCTGCGAGGGAAATTCATGGGGAGGCCATTGATCCTGTCTGTACCTTGCCACACTACTTAAACTGGTGGGTGTCGGCAATATTTCCAGGGCGCGCAGTCGGCTGGGGGAGACCATTGCGCAACTGAAGCGCGCGAGCGGGTCATCGAGCGGGCATATTGTTTATTGAATTTGCGTCTTTCGGGAAAAGCGTGCGAATAAAAAAGGGGGCAGCCATTGGCTGCCCCCTTCTTTGTTACGCAAATGTACGTTGTGTAAACCGCTGGATATTACTGGGCTCCAAGCAGTTCTGCTTCGTACAGCTCGAGCATGTCGTCCGCGGGGATTGCGTCCTCGTAGATTTTCAGCTCGTCGATCATGCCAGTGTAGGGGGTATCCCAGTAGTTCACACCCAGGGCAAAGTGGCTGGTGGTTGCAGCGCCAAAGATGTTCGGGAAGTTGTTACCGCTGAACTTCTCTTCACCGTTGATGAACACCTTCACTTCACCGCCGTTGACGCTGACGGCCACGTGGCTCCAGGCATCGGCGGGAATCTGCTCGCCGGTATTGGCGTCGTACCAGGCGGTACCGGACCACAACATGGTGTCATCGCCAAAGCCGTTCGGCAGCAGGCTGATCCAGCTGGAATCGGTGGCCCAGCCGAAGAAGCTGGTGGTGTAGGCGCTCAGTGCCGATGGGCTCAGCCACAGGCTGAAGGCATAGCTGTGATCTTCGATCAGGCTGTCTGGCAGTACCACACCGGACGCACCGTCGAATACCGCCGCCTGACCGATCACGCCTTCGGCGTAGGTGATGTTGCCACCGGATTCACCGATCTTGGGACCGACGATGGAACCACTGCCGAAGTTGCCGGTGCTGTCACTCAGGCCCTGCTCGAAGCTGTAGTGGGCTACCGGTTCCGGCAGGCCCGCAGCTTTCACAGTGGCGGTGAAGGTTTTCACTTCCTGGGCGCCGTTCAGGGATACGGTGGCGGTCAGGGTGACCTCCGCGTCTGTACCTTCCGGGCGGGTAACCACACCGGTGTCTCCAGATACGTTGATAGCCGCCGGATTGGAAGAGGTCCAGTTGATGGCCGCCGCGTAAGGACCGGTTACTGGCAGCTGCAGGTCTTCTGCCACCGCAGACAGATCGCCCAGGTCGAGAATGGCCGCGGCAGAAGCCAGTAGTTCGGCATCGGACTTGTTGTCGATGTCGAGGAATTTGACTTCTTCAGCACTCAGCGCCGCCTCGTAAATCTTCAGCTCGTCGATCATGCCGTTGTAGGGCAGGTCCCAGTAATTGACACCGAGGGCGAACTTGCCGGTGTTTCCGGTAAAGAAGTCGGCCACGTTACCTGCAGAGAACTTCTGTTCGCCGTTCAGGTAGACATTCACCAGACCTTTATTGACGGAGAATGCCATATGGGTCCAGGCACCTTCGGCAATGCGCTCACCGGCAGAGCCGTCGAACCAGGCTTCACTACCGCTCCACAACATGGTGTTGCCGTCCCAGCCCTGGGGCAGGAAGCTTACCCAGTTGGTGGAGAAGGGTAGGCCGGCGCCATCGATCTGCTCGTTCACCGCGCCGAAGAAGGCGGTAGTGAAACCGTTGATCACGGTGGGATTTGCCCAGAAGGACACCGTGTACTCATAGTTGTTGATCAAGCCTTCCGGCAGCAGTACGCCGTTGGTGCCATCCAGCTGCAGTGCCTGGCCTTCCTGCCCGGCGCCGTAGGCAATACTGCCGCTGTTAAAGATACGGTCGCCGGTGGCGGTGGCCGGATCGAAGCGGCCTGCTGCTTCCGTCAGATCATTTTCAAACGGGAACCAGGCGGTGCGGTTGTAAGTCTGGCGTTGCGGAATGGTGATATTGAACGTTTTGCTACTGGTGGTGCCGTTGAGTTCGATATCGGCAGTGACGGTGACCGTCTGATCGCCGCTACCTGCGTTCGGGCGTATCACAGTGCCATCGGGCTTGATGACCAGCTCGTTACTGCTGCTCCAGGTAATATCCGCCGCGCGCGTGCCGCGGGTGGGCAGGGTCAGGCTATTGTCGGCGGTGCTGGTGGGCAGGGACAGCGCATCGCCGATGTTGGCGAGTACTTCTGATTCCCCCAGGGTCTCCATCTTCTCACCCCAGATGGATTCGCCGCTGGCGGACACTGCGGTGAAGATGGGTACCAGTTTTTCTGCTTGCGCGTTCCACTGCCATTTGGCAACACCTTCGTACTCGAGAGTATCGCCGTCGATATTGAGCTTGAAGTGGATCTGGCTCGGATTTTCCACATCGTGCACGTAGCTGCCGTTCACTTCGCCGCGGATACGGCCGTAGTCATCCAGGGTGACATACAGGGTCGGCTTGGCGGTACGGTTGATGTCTTTGCCGTGATTGATCAGCTTGTAGGTGCCGTTCAGGTCGTTGCTGTCGACAATATTGTCGCCGTCGATGGGCGCATAGCGCTCGGGGGAAGCCACCAGCCAGCCATCGGCGTTTACGAACATCTCGTGAACCCTTACCGAGTGTTGTTCGCCGCGATTGGGGAAGCGGGTGTGGGTGATCAGCAGGTGTTTGCCGGTTTCCGCGTCGTAGTAGGCAGAGTTGTGGCCGGGAGCCAGGTACCCGCGGCTGGCTACGGTGTCGCCTACATCGGAAGCAAATTCAAAACCGCCCATCAGTTTCACACCGTAGGGGGCGATGCTGTCCCAGTTACCGCGAGCCACGGCCATATCGTTGCCGGCGGCATCCAGGAAGGGGCCGTCAGGGTTTCGTGAGCGGGCCACGCGGAGGTTGTAACCGTCGGTGGAAACGAAGCCGCCGAAGGACATAAACAGGTAGTAGTAGTCACTCTCCGGGCTGTACAGCATATAAGTGCCTTCGATGGCACTGTGATCTCCGCCGGTGAGGTGCTTGCCGTAGCCCTGGCCCGGGACTGGCTTACCGGTGGATTCATCCATTTCCAGAATAAAGATACCGCCGGAATAGGAGCCGTAGGTCATCCACAGCTTGCCGTTTTTATCGTAGAAAACGTCCGGGTCGATGGCGTTGGGGTGTACCCAGGCATTGTATTCGGTTTCAGTAAAGCCATCGGGCCCGTAGCCCGCGGCAATTTCTTCTGGGGTCATGCCAGAGCGCAGGAAGATACCCAGATCGGTGTAGGGACCTTCAATGGTGTCGGCAACCGCTACCCCGAGATAGGAGCGCGGGGCGTTACAGTCGCCGGCTTCGCTTGCTGGGTTGGCGCAGTGGTTGTAATAGAAGTAGTACTTGCCGTCGTTCAGTTTGATGACGTCGGATGCCCAGCTGCCCTGATGGCCGCCGACCCATTCCAGACCTTCGGAAATTTCACTGGCATAGGTGTTGAACAGGGGATTCGCGTCATTGACCTCGTCAGCGACCCGTGTCCAGCTCATCAGATCGGTGGACTTGGCCACAGACAGGTGAGAGCCGAAGACATAAAAGGTACCGTCGTCATCGCGGATTACCGATGGATCGTGTACGGCCATGTCGTTGTATTGAATGACTGCGGCATCGGCAGTCGGATCGCCCGCGTCCGCAACCTTGTCGCGCTCGGGGGCTAGAACGGTCGGTGGGTTATCGCCATCGAAATAGGTGTTTCCATTGTCAGAACAACCCGAAATGGCGGCGATGGCCGATGCAAGTAGTGCCAGATTCCTGGCTTTCGCTGTGGTCTTCATGGGTGGAATCCCTCTTTTTATTTATTATCTGGAGTTTTCTCTCCGCTATTTCCCGCCCGTCCACACTCAAACCGCAATGTGTAATAGGCCCGGGCACACAGGAGCAACGACCGGTGCTGCCCTCGGGGAGCGGTTATCTTGCCAATAGGTTATTGGTATTACAATAATATTTTGTGTGTTTGAGCGCTTTGGATGCGGATTCCCCTGTCAGTGGGCGTCTCTGCGCAGGCGTCTAAATCTACCTTTTGTGGGTGTTCAGGTGAAGTCTGTTGATTTTCTACGCGATTTTTGAGGAAATTTACGCCAATATTGCTAATAACCGTGTGATATGAGGGGCTGGAGCAAGAAATTCGGTAGAGCAAAAAATGGCCGAAGATGATTATCAGCCATCAACAAGCTGCGCACGGGTAAGCTGCAGCAGACCATTTAAACGGTCTTTAAAGTAATAAAGTATAACAAATACGTATTTTTCGCCGTTGACTGCGCAGAATATACTGGCTAGGATGCCAAATCATAATACAAATGTAGCTTGGGCCGGTTCACAGAGAGCCAGAGCGCCATGCTTCGATATATAAAGAATGAGCGAGCCCGCGACACAATGAGGCTTGCCTGAATAATAAAGAGAGATGATGAGGTTGATGCGATGATCGCGATGCGTTGCACTCCTGCGATCCCTGACACTGCTGGCCATGCAGTGATTAGTCTGCAATCTACCCTCAATATCGCCATATTCAATGGCGCTCTCCTGCCCGATTCCGAGATGGGTTTTGCGTTCGCTGAGCGCAATAAACCCGAATAGCCAGTGCCTGTTTGCGCCACCCTGGACCGTGGGTTGACGCAGAGACGGTCGGGCACTGGCTGGATTCCGCGTTGAAGTCTGGCGCGGCGGTTGGTGGTTTCCTTGTTTGAACACTGGATCCACTGCAACGGCAAACACAATAAAAAAACCCCAGATGGGAGAGATTACATGTTCAAGCGACACCTACTCAGCTCGTCTATAGCCATGGCCACCGTACTCGGCGGCATGAGTGGCATGGCGCTGGCGCAAAACTCCGAATTCGATGCGGAAGTCGACGATACCTCGGCGCTCGAAGAGGTGGTTGTTGTCGGCCTGCGCGCGAGTCTTGAAAAAGCGATTGATATCAAACGCGAAAAATTCCAGATCGTTGATTCCATCGTGGCGGAAGACATCGGTAAATTCCCCGACAACAACGTGGCCGAATCCCTGCAGCGGGTTACCGGGGTGCAGGTAACCGACCGCGGTGCCGGTGAGGTCAGTGGGGTGTCCATTCGCGGTTTGAATGACGTCACCACAACCGTCAATGGTCGCAACATCTTCACCGCCTCCGGTCGATATGTTGCGCTGCAGGACATTCCCGCCAGTCTGTTGGGGCAGGTGAATGTGTACAAAACCCGCTCGGCGGACCTGATTGCCAGTGGTATCGCCGGGCAGATCGATATTCAAACCCACCGCCCGTTTGACTTTGACGACAGCAAGTTTGTGGTCGTCAGTCGCGGTATCTACCAGGAGCAGGCGGATTCGGTGGACCCGAATATCAGCGCCCTGGCCAGTAACCGTTGGGAAACATCCGCCGGCGATTTCGGTGCCCTGGTAAACGTGTCCTATGCGCGTACCAACTTCCTGGATGAAGGCGCCAAAGCGGGTGCCGCGGTTCCGTTCCGTGCGCCTTCAGACCCGGATGCGCCGATGGAGCGCCTGTTCTCCGGATGGCAGGCGGGTACCGACCGCGGTCTGTCTTTCGCGGCGGGTTCCACTCTTGAAGACGGCACCGAGTACCTGCTGGGCCGCGATGCCATTATCCAGAATTCCTACTCCGGTGAGCGCGAGCGCCCCGCGGCCAATATCTCCCTGCAGTGGGCGCCGAACGATTCTTCCGAATATCTGTTTGAAACTTTCTATAACGGTTACCGTCAGGAAAGTGTCAACAACATGCTGCTCACCTACACCGATGCCTGGTGGGGGGTGGATCCGGCGGATCCGGTGGTTTTGTACGAAGGCACCAATATCGTCAAAGAGCGCTACGTCAACGAATCCAATGCGTTTACCAGTGGCGACTTCACCAAGGGTAAGACGGACAGCTTTGTCTACGCCCTCGGCGGCAAGTGGGACGTTACCGAGAACCTGCGCCTGGAATCCGAACTCGTTTACCAGAAAAGTACCTTTGAGAGCGAGTTCCTGGCCATGCAGACCAAGCGGCCAGACAACAGCATTCCGCGTATGTACGTCGACTTCAATAGCGGCAATGGTATTCCCGGGCTGACCTATCTGGATGATCCGGACACCGCCGATATCGACGAGAGCGATCTCACCAATCCTGCGCTGTGGCAGATGAGCAATCTGTACGACACACAGCTCGAGAATGAAGGGGATGCGAAGTCACTCACCTTTGATGGCGAATATTTCGTCGAGTGGGGCATTTTCGACAAGATTGAATTCGGCCTGCGCTATGACCGCCGCACCGCGGTAGAAAGCCTGTATACCCGCAGTGCCGGTATCGGTGAATGCGATACCTGTTCCTTCGACAATTACCCGGGACTGCTGACCTCAACCAATAATTTCTACGATGGTGAGTCCGATATGCCCGGAAGCTGGGCAGTGGTAGACGGTCGTTGGTTGTATGCGCACGGCGATGAAATTCGCCGGGCGTACAGTGATAGCCTGCTCACTTCGGATGAAATGGTATTGCCTGAGACATTTGCCGTCGATGAAACGCAGGTGGCCGTATATCTGCAGACTGAATTCTCTACGGAAATTGCCGGGCGCACCCTGGATGGTGAAGTGGGTATCCGCGTTCTGGATGTCGATACCGATATTGAGTTCCCGGATCAGTTCAATGTAGGTGAAGTAATTCTCGCGAATAACGCGGTCACCCGCTTTATGCCGAGCCTCATGGTGCGTTACCACCTGACCGAAGATCTGATCGCCCGTGCGAGCTACGGTGAAACCCTGCGCATGCCGAATTTTGTCGATCTCAACCCCAATATTACCTACCAGGCGGATGTAACCAACATCGGTTACGGACAAGCGAGTGGTGGTAACCCCGACCTGAGACCGACCGAATCCATAAACATCGATATCGCGCTGGAATACTATTTTGCTGATGCCAGCTCCATCCATGTAACCTGGTTCCAGCGTGATATCGAAGGGCTGGTTGCAGGTTTCCGCAAACGAATCAACGCGGACAACCCCAATGATGTGCCGGATATTGGCTTTTATGACTACATCCTGAGCCAACCAGACAATGCGTCGGGGGGTGTTCTGAAGGGCCTGGAACTGGGCATGACCTACTTCCCGGAAAGCCTGCCGGGCATTCTGGACGGTTTCGGGGTTCAGGCGAGTTACACCATTCTGGACTCAGGGCAGGACGTCCCGATTACGGATGAAGATGGCAATGTGATTGGCACCGACAAAATGTCGATGTTCGGGGTTTCCGATTCTTCCTACAGCGTGGTGTTGGCCTACGACAACTACGATCTGGATATGCGTCTCGCCTACGTTTGGCGTGAGGATTTCCTGTACGGCAATGAGGCCGCGTTGTTTGCCAACCCGCTGGGTATTTACCACAGCCCGGAAAACAGTCTGGACTTCCAGGCCAGTTACGACGTGACCGACGACCTGGTGATTACCTTCGATGGAACCAACCTGACCGAAGAAAAACAGCAGGAATACTATGAGTACGCCGACCTGT
This is a stretch of genomic DNA from Microbulbifer bruguierae. It encodes these proteins:
- a CDS encoding LamG-like jellyroll fold domain-containing protein translates to MKTTAKARNLALLASAIAAISGCSDNGNTYFDGDNPPTVLAPERDKVADAGDPTADAAVIQYNDMAVHDPSVIRDDDGTFYVFGSHLSVAKSTDLMSWTRVADEVNDANPLFNTYASEISEGLEWVGGHQGSWASDVIKLNDGKYYFYYNHCANPASEAGDCNAPRSYLGVAVADTIEGPYTDLGIFLRSGMTPEEIAAGYGPDGFTETEYNAWVHPNAIDPDVFYDKNGKLWMTYGSYSGGIFILEMDESTGKPVPGQGYGKHLTGGDHSAIEGTYMLYSPESDYYYLFMSFGGFVSTDGYNLRVARSRNPDGPFLDAAGNDMAVARGNWDSIAPYGVKLMGGFEFASDVGDTVASRGYLAPGHNSAYYDAETGKHLLITHTRFPNRGEQHSVRVHEMFVNADGWLVASPERYAPIDGDNIVDSNDLNGTYKLINHGKDINRTAKPTLYVTLDDYGRIRGEVNGSYVHDVENPSQIHFKLNIDGDTLEYEGVAKWQWNAQAEKLVPIFTAVSASGESIWGEKMETLGESEVLANIGDALSLPTSTADNSLTLPTRGTRAADITWSSSNELVIKPDGTVIRPNAGSGDQTVTVTADIELNGTTSSKTFNITIPQRQTYNRTAWFPFENDLTEAAGRFDPATATGDRIFNSGSIAYGAGQEGQALQLDGTNGVLLPEGLINNYEYTVSFWANPTVINGFTTAFFGAVNEQIDGAGLPFSTNWVSFLPQGWDGNTMLWSGSEAWFDGSAGERIAEGAWTHMAFSVNKGLVNVYLNGEQKFSAGNVADFFTGNTGKFALGVNYWDLPYNGMIDELKIYEAALSAEEVKFLDIDNKSDAELLASAAAILDLGDLSAVAEDLQLPVTGPYAAAINWTSSNPAAINVSGDTGVVTRPEGTDAEVTLTATVSLNGAQEVKTFTATVKAAGLPEPVAHYSFEQGLSDSTGNFGSGSIVGPKIGESGGNITYAEGVIGQAAVFDGASGVVLPDSLIEDHSYAFSLWLSPSALSAYTTSFFGWATDSSWISLLPNGFGDDTMLWSGTAWYDANTGEQIPADAWSHVAVSVNGGEVKVFINGEEKFSGNNFPNIFGAATTSHFALGVNYWDTPYTGMIDELKIYEDAIPADDMLELYEAELLGAQ
- a CDS encoding cupin domain-containing protein; protein product: MKAQVIFAEQQREFYTEEKCYITELSNTTDDTEVSIARARVAPGVTTCWHRLRDTTERYVILQGQGLVEIGELSPRAVGEGDVVLIPPGCRQRITNTADQDLVFLAICSPRFLPHNYEDLEPR
- a CDS encoding TonB-dependent receptor, which gives rise to MFKRHLLSSSIAMATVLGGMSGMALAQNSEFDAEVDDTSALEEVVVVGLRASLEKAIDIKREKFQIVDSIVAEDIGKFPDNNVAESLQRVTGVQVTDRGAGEVSGVSIRGLNDVTTTVNGRNIFTASGRYVALQDIPASLLGQVNVYKTRSADLIASGIAGQIDIQTHRPFDFDDSKFVVVSRGIYQEQADSVDPNISALASNRWETSAGDFGALVNVSYARTNFLDEGAKAGAAVPFRAPSDPDAPMERLFSGWQAGTDRGLSFAAGSTLEDGTEYLLGRDAIIQNSYSGERERPAANISLQWAPNDSSEYLFETFYNGYRQESVNNMLLTYTDAWWGVDPADPVVLYEGTNIVKERYVNESNAFTSGDFTKGKTDSFVYALGGKWDVTENLRLESELVYQKSTFESEFLAMQTKRPDNSIPRMYVDFNSGNGIPGLTYLDDPDTADIDESDLTNPALWQMSNLYDTQLENEGDAKSLTFDGEYFVEWGIFDKIEFGLRYDRRTAVESLYTRSAGIGECDTCSFDNYPGLLTSTNNFYDGESDMPGSWAVVDGRWLYAHGDEIRRAYSDSLLTSDEMVLPETFAVDETQVAVYLQTEFSTEIAGRTLDGEVGIRVLDVDTDIEFPDQFNVGEVILANNAVTRFMPSLMVRYHLTEDLIARASYGETLRMPNFVDLNPNITYQADVTNIGYGQASGGNPDLRPTESINIDIALEYYFADASSIHVTWFQRDIEGLVAGFRKRINADNPNDVPDIGFYDYILSQPDNASGGVLKGLELGMTYFPESLPGILDGFGVQASYTILDSGQDVPITDEDGNVIGTDKMSMFGVSDSSYSVVLAYDNYDLDMRLAYVWREDFLYGNEAALFANPLGIYHSPENSLDFQASYDVTDDLVITFDGTNLTEEKQQEYYEYADLYNFGNFKFSRTFALGARYSF
- a CDS encoding ATP-binding protein: MATTLVGVSCYLLFRRHQCLTNRLASLLVRQEKLTEQYQRELDEREATQQALSDQLQFLQILIDAIPAPIFYKNAEGIYSGCNRAFEAFLGKPREEIIGRSVYGVSPGPQARIYHEKDIELMRQRGHQVYESSVLYADGTLHDVIFNKASYETLDGRLGGLIGVILDISERKTLERELVQAKEKAEFYSRSKTQFLTNMSHEIRTPLNAVVGFSQLLLSRSKGAVLPQDFQDFLEKIAISGQGLAQLVNDVLDISRIEAGKIEVVEENFRLQGLIKNILISCEPQAACKGLNFNCHIDTQLPEFIRSDRGKLSQILINLIGNAIKFSPTNSAIDLRLQKQEGENISVEVIDRGIGIPRHQQAVIFEPFEQVDKSREGQARGTGLGLPITRSLVELLGGKITLESGDNGGTCFRVELPLHEGQDEYPMPADIDASLELLNGIRVLIFEDNAVNQALMQAFCSDLKINATFVADGWKGIEKALLIRPDIIFMDVQLPGLSGIEATEKIRQIPDLCDTPIIGLSAAAFSEQRRDALAAGMDDYLAKPIVFPQLIAAISKHLVRAEA